One window of the Eucalyptus grandis isolate ANBG69807.140 chromosome 6, ASM1654582v1, whole genome shotgun sequence genome contains the following:
- the LOC104420626 gene encoding uncharacterized protein LOC104420626, which yields MDLEWSLPDINNTVDEYAKLGSLGVIWTVPLTQQVLSHEPHRSSTEELLDGSVKLLDVCGNVKDVFSQTKECIQELESSFRRRRVGDPEKASEVETYIKSWKKLQKTVSKLLHHLKKMEKKNHLRRHSKHEATLSILREAEEISFSVFESLLHVLLAPRKRSKPISWSLVSNMMSPKRVSCDEKAGYDKIEGSDVELTDLKSAKDGNPQVYKVSKRMEALESSIREIEEDLECIFRRLVKTRAALLNIIN from the exons ATGGATCTTGAATGGTCTCTCCCAGACATCAACAACACAGTTGATGAGTATGCCAAGTTGGGTTCGCTAGGAGTTATCTGGACA GTGCCTCTAACCCAGCAGGTTCTTTCCCATGAACCCCATAGGAGTTCTACGGAAGAGTTGTTGGATGGATCTGTGAAGCTATTGGACGTATGTGGGAACGTGAAAGATGTTTTTTCACAGACAAAGGAATGCATCCAGGAACTCGAGTCATCATTCCGGAGAAGGAGAGTAGGAGATCCTGAAAAGGCAAGTGAAGTCGAGACATACATCAAATCTTGGAAAAAACTGCAGAAAACGGTCTCAAAACTGTTGCATcatttgaagaagatggagaagaaaaaCCACCTGAGAAGACACTCGAAACATGAGGCTACTCTCAGCATATtaagagaagctgaagaaatcAGTTTTTCAGTATTTGAGTCCCTGTTGCATGTCCTTTTGGCGCCAAGGAAAAGATCGAAGCCCATCAGTTGGTCATTGGTCTCAAATATGATGTCACCTAAACGCGTGTCATGTGATGAGAAAGCAGGATACGACAAAATCGAAGGGTCGGATGTTGAGTTGACCGATCTGAAATCTGCTAAAGATGGAAATCCTCAAGTATACAAAGTATCCAAGAGAATGGAGGCATTGGAATCAAGCATTCGCGAAATTGAGGAGGACCTGGAATGCATTTTCAGAAGACTTGTCAAAACAAGAGCTGCTCTTCTGAATATAATCAACTGA
- the LOC108955197 gene encoding uncharacterized protein LOC108955197, producing the protein MASSVEISKSTGHSRSISLPSGSHPLTTSVENQLERLRSSEATSSSGCQDLGGLKNLYESISDLLQLPLTQQGISHDYHSKCIEQLLDGSIRLLDFCGTIRDMFSQMKEGVQELESSLRRNRGGDSGLASEVESYIKSKKRLQKVISKISKNLKIVEKKKKDSNKEAALRMIGEAEDICLSVFESLLHLLSGPKAKSKINSWSLVSKLVLSKRISCEENVNDNNMEGLYVDLSVLKSVEDMNPQVLKRLEASESTIQDIEEDLECLFRHLVRTRASLLNILNH; encoded by the coding sequence ATGGCATCTTCAGTTGAAATTTCTAAATCCACTGGGCATTCCCGATCTATCAGCCTGCCTTCAGGGAGCCACCCTCTCACTACATCAGTCGAGAATCAATTGGAAAGGCTGAGATCATCAGAAGCAACATCCTCATCTGGGTGCCAAGATTTAGGAGGTCTCAAAAACTTGTATGAAAGCATCAGTGATTTGCTTCAGTTACCCCTTACTCAACAGGGCATCTCCCATGATTATCACAGCAAATGCATCGAGCAGTTGTTGGATGGATCAATTAGGCTGTTGGATTTTTGTGGAACTATCAGAGACATGTTCTCGCAAATGAAGGAAGGTGTTCAGGAGCTAGAGTCGTCACTTAGGAGAAACAGAGGAGGTGATTCTGGCCTTGCAAGTGAAGTGGAGTCGTacatcaaatcaaagaagaGACTGCAGAAAGTCATCTCCAAGATTTCAAAGAATTTGAAGATagtggagaagaaaaagaaagactccAACAAAGAAGCAGCTCTTCGCATGATAGGAGAAGCTGAAGATATCTGCCTTTCAGTATTTGAATCCTTGTTACATCTCTTATCTGGGCCAAAGGCAAAATCAAAGATCAATAGTTGGTCTTTGGTTTCCAAGCTTGTCTTGTCCAAACGCATTTCCTGTGAAGAGAATGTAAATGACAACAATATGGAAGGCTTGTATGTTGACCTCTCTGTTCTAAAGTCTGTTGAAGACATGAACCCTCAAGTACTAAAGCGACTGGAGGCATCTGAGTCGACAATTCAAGACATCGAGGAGGATTTGGAATGCCTATTTAGGCATTTAGTGAGAACGAGGGCTTCTCTTCTCAATATTCTCAATCATTAG